The following are encoded in a window of Sminthopsis crassicaudata isolate SCR6 chromosome 5, ASM4859323v1, whole genome shotgun sequence genomic DNA:
- the LOC141544280 gene encoding uncharacterized protein LOC141544280: MSQEVQILEILQELKNEEFQTFKKIVCQQEAEASAWALPTTSREDIAYHLVRFCGSRALNVVSQTLDRVPARHLLEKLGEPKLEDSTGKPKTSVSSRTGKEPREGLAEQLVTQKMLMKLAQHVGSEWKELGIMCLDLQQHQLDRLDEDHSKTTTSTRIFNMFLLWRNREKEKATVLSLYKLLSKSISISPEALAVLVEEM; this comes from the exons ATGAGCCAGGAAGTACAAATTCTTGAGATACTCCAGGAATTGAAAAATGAAGAGTTCCAGACCTTTAAGAAAATTGTGTGTCAGCAAGAGGCAGAAGCATCGGCCTGGGCGCTGCCAACTACCTCCCGGGAAGATATTGCCTACCATCTGGTGAGGTTCTGTGGCTCCAGAGCCCTGAATGTGGTGTCCCAGACACTGGACCGTGTCCCTGCTCGGCACCTCTTGGAAAAGCTTGGAGAGCCTAAACTTGAAGATAGTACTGGGAAACCGAAGACCAGCGTCAGCTCCCGAACTGGAAAAGAGCCTCGGGAAGGATTAG CAGAGCAATTGGTGACCCAAAAAATGCTGATGAAGCTAGCCCAGCATGTGGGGAGTGAATGGAAGGAACTGGGTATAATGTGCCTGGACCTTCAGCAGCACCAACTGGATAGACTGGATGAAGATCATTCTAAAACCACTACAAGCACTCGAATCTTCAACATGTTCCTACTGTGGCGGAACcgagaaaaggaaaaagccacAGTTCTAAGTCTCTACAAGCTTTTGTCTAAGAGCATTTCCATTAGCCCTGAGGCCCTTGCTGTACTTGTGGAGGAAATGTAA